One region of Oryza sativa Japonica Group chromosome 5, ASM3414082v1 genomic DNA includes:
- the LOC9270028 gene encoding protein LEAD-SENSITIVE 1 isoform X1: MLPAATSLVNLLPTAILEANHTRRKCFFRRCDASISIEAVSFPSPCVCGELLRRMAAMLCKNFARLLAFAPGVLEEFCTGKSKHPLKTKTKGFRSKSSIRIQESGLEAASCGDVKSASRQSYGRSALPFSRACTPKTQKPLSFASVPFHSSSLRLSRHPPRRQPSRSPLPPPPPWASSRTGIYVGDDKVIHFTRGRGQEVGTGTFIDLLLMSSGPNTNTPCSICNNEGATTNTETNGVVSSCLNCFLSGGALYRFEYAVNPALFLAKARGGTCTLAPTDPDEVVVRRANHLLSNGFRCYNLFKSNCEDFAIYCKTGLLVAEQGVVGQSGQAISIIGGPLAAVISTPFRLVTTNIYGMAVMAVGVYCASRYAADIGNRRDVLKVEVEDLTAGLASGRIRAVENISQLVAPAEAQGLAVTAPVAA; the protein is encoded by the exons ATGCTACCTGCTGCCACATCACTCGTCAACTTACTGCCTACAGCAATACTGGAAG CAAATCATACGCGCCGCAAATGCTTTTTCAGGCGGTGCGATGCGTCGATCTCTATCGAGGCGGTTTCTTTTCCGAGTCCGTGTGTTTGTGGTGAACTGCTCCGTCGTATGGCTGCAATGCTATGCAAAAATTTTGCTCGGTTGCTTGCTTTCGCACCTGGAGTTCTTGAAGAATTCTGTACAG GTAAATCTAAACATCCTCTGAAGACCAAGACCAAGGGGTTTCGTAGCAAAAGCTCCATCAGGATTCAGGAATCAGGACTGGAAGCCGCCAGTTGCGGGGACGTGAAATCGGCGTCTCGTCAATCCTACGGCCGCTCCGCTCTTCCCTTTTCCCGTGCTTGCACTCCAAAAACGCAAAAACCGCTTTCTTTTGCTTCCGTCCCTTTCCATTCGTCCTCCCTCCGCCTCTCTCGCCATCCGCCGCGGCGCCAACCGAGTCGATCCCCcctcccgcccccgccgccatgGGCCTCCTCTCGAACAG GAATATATGTGGGCGATGATAAGGTGATCCATTTTACTAGAGGAAGGGGCCAGGAGGTCGGAACAGGAACTTTCATTGACCTCCTCCTTATGAGCTCTGGTCCTAATACAAACACTCCATGTTCAATATGCAACAATGAAGGTGCCACCACCAATACGGAGACAAATGGTGTGGTATCCTCTTGCCTCAACTGCTTCCTGTCAGGGGGCGCCCTCTACCGTTTCGAGTATGCTGTCAACCCAGCACTTTTCCTTGCCAAAGCGCGAGGAGGGACGTGCACGCTTGCCCCAACTGATCCAGATGAGGTTGTTGTGCGCCGTGCCAATCACTTGCTCAGCAATGGTTTCAGGTGCTACAACCTGTTCAAGAGCAACTGTGAGGACTTCGCGATATACTGCAAGACAGGCCTCCTTGTGGCAGAGCAAGGTGTCGTCGGGCAGAGTGGGCAGGCCATCTCCATCATCGGTGGACCTCTTGCTGCGGTGATTTCAACCCCATTCCGCCTAGTAACCACGAATATCTATGGAATGGCGGTGATGGCAGTTGGGGTGTATTGCGCCAGCAGGTACGCAGCTGACATTGGCAACCGGCGAGATGTGCTGAAAGTGGAAGTGGAGGACCTGACTGCTGGGCTGGCGAGTGGCAGGATTCGTGCCGTGGAGAACATCAGTCAGTTGGTTGCTCCGGCAGAAGCCCAAGGTCTGGCCGTAACCGCACCTGTTGCTGCTTAA
- the LOC4338920 gene encoding histone deacetylase 8, translated as MESSASSSAAVAAEGAPATGEQLAVFWHEGMVAHDAGRGVFDSGRDPGFLDVLDQHPENADRVRNMVSILRRGPIARFISWHSGRPAHAAELLSFHSAEYIEELVQANAVGAKKLCEGTFLNPGSWGAALLAAGTTLSAMKHILDGHAKIAYALVRPPGHHAQPDRADGYCFLNNAGLAVKLALDSGRRKVAVVDIDVHYGNGTAEGFYHTDSVLTISLHMKHGSWGPSHPQSGSVDEIGEGRGLGYNLNIPLPNGSGDAGYEYAMNELVVPAIEKFRPELLVFVVGQDSSTFDPNGRQCLTMDGYRKIGQIMRGMADQHSNGQILIVQEGGYHISYSAYCLHATLEGVLNLQAPLLDDPIAYYPEDEKYTMKVVDIMKKCWKESIPFLKDI; from the exons ATGGAGtcgtccgcctcctcctcggccgcggtggcggcggagggggcgccggcgacgggggaGCAGCTGGCGGTGTTCTGGCACGAGGGCATGGTGGCCCACGACGCCGGCCGCGGCGTGTTCGACTCGGGCCGCGACCCGGGCTTCCTCGACGTGCTCGACCAGCACCCGGAGAACGCCGACCGCGTCCGCAACATGGTCTccatcctccgccgcggccCCATCGCGCGCTTCATCTCCTGGCACTCCGGCCgccccgcccacgccgccgagcTCCTCTCCTTCCACTCCGCCG AATACATAGAGGAGCTCGTGCAAGCAAATGCCGTTGGTGCCAAGAAGCTGTGTGAAGGCACTTTCTTGAACCCTGGATCCTGGGGTGCTGCGCTTCTGGCGGCTGGAACAACTTTATCAGCGATGAAGCACATACTAGATGGACATGCCAAGATTGCCTATGCGTTGGTCCGCCCCCCTGGCCATCATGCGCAACCGGACCGTGCTGATGGTTACTGCTTCCTGAACAATGCTGGGCTTGCAGTGAAGCTGGCTCTGGATTCAGGACGCAGAAAGGTTGCTGTTGTTGATATTGACGTGCACTATGGAAATGGCACTGCGGAGGGCTTCTACCACACAGACAGCGTGCTGACGATCTCTCTTCACATGAAGCATGGTTCATGGGGTCCATCACATCCCCAGAGTGGCTCGGTGGATGAGATTGGTGAAGGCAGGGGTCTTGGGTACAATCTCAATATTCCTTTGCCTAATGGCAGTGGGGATGCAGGGTATGAGTATGCGATGAATGAATTAGTTGTTCCAGCCATAGAGAAGTTTCGTCCTGAGCTTTTGGTTTTTGTTGTTGGCCAAGATTCTAGTACG TTTGATCCCAATGGAAGACAGTGCTTAACCATGGATGGTTATCGGAAAATTGGGCAAATAATGAGAGGCATGGCTGATCAACACAGCAATGGTCAAATATTGATCGTGCAGGAAGGGGGTTATCACATCAGCTATTCGGCATATTGTCTGCATGCAACACTAGAAGGTGTTCTGAATCTACAAGCCCCGTTGCTTGATGATCCAATCGCCTATTATCCAGAGGATGAGAAATACACCATGAAAGTTGTGGACATCATGAAGAAATGCTGGAAAGAATCTATTCCATTCTTGAAGGACATATAG
- the LOC9270028 gene encoding protein LEAD-SENSITIVE 1 isoform X5, which translates to MLPAATSLVNLLPTAILEGIYVGDDKVIHFTRGRGQEVGTGTFIDLLLMSSGPNTNTPCSICNNEGATTNTETNGVVSSCLNCFLSGGALYRFEYAVNPALFLAKARGGTCTLAPTDPDEVVVRRANHLLSNGFRCYNLFKSNCEDFAIYCKTGLLVAEQGVVGQSGQAISIIGGPLAAVISTPFRLVTTNIYGMAVMAVGVYCASRYAADIGNRRDVLKVEVEDLTAGLASGRIRAVENISQLVAPAEAQGLAVTAPVAA; encoded by the exons ATGCTACCTGCTGCCACATCACTCGTCAACTTACTGCCTACAGCAATACTGGAAG GAATATATGTGGGCGATGATAAGGTGATCCATTTTACTAGAGGAAGGGGCCAGGAGGTCGGAACAGGAACTTTCATTGACCTCCTCCTTATGAGCTCTGGTCCTAATACAAACACTCCATGTTCAATATGCAACAATGAAGGTGCCACCACCAATACGGAGACAAATGGTGTGGTATCCTCTTGCCTCAACTGCTTCCTGTCAGGGGGCGCCCTCTACCGTTTCGAGTATGCTGTCAACCCAGCACTTTTCCTTGCCAAAGCGCGAGGAGGGACGTGCACGCTTGCCCCAACTGATCCAGATGAGGTTGTTGTGCGCCGTGCCAATCACTTGCTCAGCAATGGTTTCAGGTGCTACAACCTGTTCAAGAGCAACTGTGAGGACTTCGCGATATACTGCAAGACAGGCCTCCTTGTGGCAGAGCAAGGTGTCGTCGGGCAGAGTGGGCAGGCCATCTCCATCATCGGTGGACCTCTTGCTGCGGTGATTTCAACCCCATTCCGCCTAGTAACCACGAATATCTATGGAATGGCGGTGATGGCAGTTGGGGTGTATTGCGCCAGCAGGTACGCAGCTGACATTGGCAACCGGCGAGATGTGCTGAAAGTGGAAGTGGAGGACCTGACTGCTGGGCTGGCGAGTGGCAGGATTCGTGCCGTGGAGAACATCAGTCAGTTGGTTGCTCCGGCAGAAGCCCAAGGTCTGGCCGTAACCGCACCTGTTGCTGCTTAA
- the LOC9270028 gene encoding protein LEAD-SENSITIVE 1 isoform X2 → MAAMLCKNFARLLAFAPGVLEEFCTGKSKHPLKTKTKGFRSKSSIRIQESGLEAASCGDVKSASRQSYGRSALPFSRACTPKTQKPLSFASVPFHSSSLRLSRHPPRRQPSRSPLPPPPPWASSRTGIYVGDDKVIHFTRGRGQEVGTGTFIDLLLMSSGPNTNTPCSICNNEGATTNTETNGVVSSCLNCFLSGGALYRFEYAVNPALFLAKARGGTCTLAPTDPDEVVVRRANHLLSNGFRCYNLFKSNCEDFAIYCKTGLLVAEQGVVGQSGQAISIIGGPLAAVISTPFRLVTTNIYGMAVMAVGVYCASRYAADIGNRRDVLKVEVEDLTAGLASGRIRAVENISQLVAPAEAQGLAVTAPVAA, encoded by the exons ATGGCTGCAATGCTATGCAAAAATTTTGCTCGGTTGCTTGCTTTCGCACCTGGAGTTCTTGAAGAATTCTGTACAG GTAAATCTAAACATCCTCTGAAGACCAAGACCAAGGGGTTTCGTAGCAAAAGCTCCATCAGGATTCAGGAATCAGGACTGGAAGCCGCCAGTTGCGGGGACGTGAAATCGGCGTCTCGTCAATCCTACGGCCGCTCCGCTCTTCCCTTTTCCCGTGCTTGCACTCCAAAAACGCAAAAACCGCTTTCTTTTGCTTCCGTCCCTTTCCATTCGTCCTCCCTCCGCCTCTCTCGCCATCCGCCGCGGCGCCAACCGAGTCGATCCCCcctcccgcccccgccgccatgGGCCTCCTCTCGAACAG GAATATATGTGGGCGATGATAAGGTGATCCATTTTACTAGAGGAAGGGGCCAGGAGGTCGGAACAGGAACTTTCATTGACCTCCTCCTTATGAGCTCTGGTCCTAATACAAACACTCCATGTTCAATATGCAACAATGAAGGTGCCACCACCAATACGGAGACAAATGGTGTGGTATCCTCTTGCCTCAACTGCTTCCTGTCAGGGGGCGCCCTCTACCGTTTCGAGTATGCTGTCAACCCAGCACTTTTCCTTGCCAAAGCGCGAGGAGGGACGTGCACGCTTGCCCCAACTGATCCAGATGAGGTTGTTGTGCGCCGTGCCAATCACTTGCTCAGCAATGGTTTCAGGTGCTACAACCTGTTCAAGAGCAACTGTGAGGACTTCGCGATATACTGCAAGACAGGCCTCCTTGTGGCAGAGCAAGGTGTCGTCGGGCAGAGTGGGCAGGCCATCTCCATCATCGGTGGACCTCTTGCTGCGGTGATTTCAACCCCATTCCGCCTAGTAACCACGAATATCTATGGAATGGCGGTGATGGCAGTTGGGGTGTATTGCGCCAGCAGGTACGCAGCTGACATTGGCAACCGGCGAGATGTGCTGAAAGTGGAAGTGGAGGACCTGACTGCTGGGCTGGCGAGTGGCAGGATTCGTGCCGTGGAGAACATCAGTCAGTTGGTTGCTCCGGCAGAAGCCCAAGGTCTGGCCGTAACCGCACCTGTTGCTGCTTAA
- the LOC9270028 gene encoding protein LEAD-SENSITIVE 1 isoform X3 translates to MLPAATSLVNLLPTAILEGKSKHPLKTKTKGFRSKSSIRIQESGLEAASCGDVKSASRQSYGRSALPFSRACTPKTQKPLSFASVPFHSSSLRLSRHPPRRQPSRSPLPPPPPWASSRTGIYVGDDKVIHFTRGRGQEVGTGTFIDLLLMSSGPNTNTPCSICNNEGATTNTETNGVVSSCLNCFLSGGALYRFEYAVNPALFLAKARGGTCTLAPTDPDEVVVRRANHLLSNGFRCYNLFKSNCEDFAIYCKTGLLVAEQGVVGQSGQAISIIGGPLAAVISTPFRLVTTNIYGMAVMAVGVYCASRYAADIGNRRDVLKVEVEDLTAGLASGRIRAVENISQLVAPAEAQGLAVTAPVAA, encoded by the exons ATGCTACCTGCTGCCACATCACTCGTCAACTTACTGCCTACAGCAATACTGGAAG GTAAATCTAAACATCCTCTGAAGACCAAGACCAAGGGGTTTCGTAGCAAAAGCTCCATCAGGATTCAGGAATCAGGACTGGAAGCCGCCAGTTGCGGGGACGTGAAATCGGCGTCTCGTCAATCCTACGGCCGCTCCGCTCTTCCCTTTTCCCGTGCTTGCACTCCAAAAACGCAAAAACCGCTTTCTTTTGCTTCCGTCCCTTTCCATTCGTCCTCCCTCCGCCTCTCTCGCCATCCGCCGCGGCGCCAACCGAGTCGATCCCCcctcccgcccccgccgccatgGGCCTCCTCTCGAACAG GAATATATGTGGGCGATGATAAGGTGATCCATTTTACTAGAGGAAGGGGCCAGGAGGTCGGAACAGGAACTTTCATTGACCTCCTCCTTATGAGCTCTGGTCCTAATACAAACACTCCATGTTCAATATGCAACAATGAAGGTGCCACCACCAATACGGAGACAAATGGTGTGGTATCCTCTTGCCTCAACTGCTTCCTGTCAGGGGGCGCCCTCTACCGTTTCGAGTATGCTGTCAACCCAGCACTTTTCCTTGCCAAAGCGCGAGGAGGGACGTGCACGCTTGCCCCAACTGATCCAGATGAGGTTGTTGTGCGCCGTGCCAATCACTTGCTCAGCAATGGTTTCAGGTGCTACAACCTGTTCAAGAGCAACTGTGAGGACTTCGCGATATACTGCAAGACAGGCCTCCTTGTGGCAGAGCAAGGTGTCGTCGGGCAGAGTGGGCAGGCCATCTCCATCATCGGTGGACCTCTTGCTGCGGTGATTTCAACCCCATTCCGCCTAGTAACCACGAATATCTATGGAATGGCGGTGATGGCAGTTGGGGTGTATTGCGCCAGCAGGTACGCAGCTGACATTGGCAACCGGCGAGATGTGCTGAAAGTGGAAGTGGAGGACCTGACTGCTGGGCTGGCGAGTGGCAGGATTCGTGCCGTGGAGAACATCAGTCAGTTGGTTGCTCCGGCAGAAGCCCAAGGTCTGGCCGTAACCGCACCTGTTGCTGCTTAA
- the LOC4338919 gene encoding uncharacterized protein, with amino-acid sequence MLSSHCESMLAYAAAAGRRAVVVDHHQRRYRPNVEVAPNCPRCESPNTKFCYYNNYSLSQPRYFCKGCRRYWTKGGSLRNVPVGGGCRKNRRGKAVRAMVGETMTARGGGGGGAAAFSHRFHGPVRPDMILEGMAGSTAASAGLGEQPGVAAPDEKPAAADGSTIDLALLYAKFLNHHQPTMAEQGGGAAVPESVDTSSGSSSDRTTSPAAAQPAAAAAYGPGQDGLVGEPISTEEHGAAAMARCAQALGELNFSVDQISCYTSLGLPTTDGGDLILPSTLDQHAKYEPFDSLPEDALSLHDIISGDDDVWCNALGCQGLEAALCRP; translated from the coding sequence ATGCTGTCTTCTCACTGTGAGAGCATGCTGGcgtacgcggcggcggccgggcggcgagcggtggtggTCGACCACCACCAACGGCGGTACAGGCCGAACGTGGAGGTTGCGCCCAACTGCCCGCGGTGCGAGTCGCCCAACACCAAGTTCTGCTACTACAACAACTACAGCCTCAGCCAGCCGCGCTACTTCTGCAAGGGGTGCCGCCGCTACTGGACCAAGGGCGGCTCGCTCCGGAACGTGCCCGTCGGCGGCGGGTGCCGCAAGAACCGGCGGGGCAAGGCGGTGCGCGCCATGGTCGGGGAGACgatgacggcgcgcggcggcggcggcggcggcgcggcggcgttctCTCACCGGTTCCACGGGCCCGTCCGGCCCGACATGATCCTGGAAGGCATGGCCGGCAgcacggccgcctccgccggcctcGGCGAGCAGCCGGGTGTGGCGGCGCCGGACGAGAAGCCCGCCGCGGCGGACGGCTCCACGATTGACCTGGCCTTGCTGTACGCCAAGTTCTTGAACCACCACCAGCCTACTATGGCGGAGcagggcggtggcgccgccgtgccggaaTCGGTCGACACCTCGAGCGGGTCATCGAGCGATCGCACGACGAGCCCGGCCGCCGCGcagcctgcggcggcggcggcgtacggcCCGGGGCAAGACGGGCTCGTCGGCGAGCCGATCAGCACGGAGGAGCACGGTGCAGCAGCCATGGCGCGGTGCGCGCAGGCGCTCGGGGAGCTCAACTTCAGCGTGGACCAGATCAGCTGCTACACCTCGCTGGGGTTGCCAACGACGGACGGCGGAGATCTGATCCTGCCGTCGACGCTGGACCAGCATGCCAAGTACGAGCCGTTCGATTCGCTCCCCGAGGACGCGCTCAGCCTCCACGACATCatctccggcgacgacgatgtcTGGTGCAACGCGTTGGGTTGCCAAGGACTGGAAGCAGCTCTCTGCaggccatga
- the LOC9270028 gene encoding protein LEAD-SENSITIVE 1 isoform X4, producing the protein MGLLSNRIGKETLKAGDHIYSWRAAWVYAHHGIYVGDDKVIHFTRGRGQEVGTGTFIDLLLMSSGPNTNTPCSICNNEGATTNTETNGVVSSCLNCFLSGGALYRFEYAVNPALFLAKARGGTCTLAPTDPDEVVVRRANHLLSNGFRCYNLFKSNCEDFAIYCKTGLLVAEQGVVGQSGQAISIIGGPLAAVISTPFRLVTTNIYGMAVMAVGVYCASRYAADIGNRRDVLKVEVEDLTAGLASGRIRAVENISQLVAPAEAQGLAVTAPVAA; encoded by the exons atgGGCCTCCTCTCGAACAG GATTGGGAAGGAGACCCTGAAGGCGGGGGATCACATCTATTCGTGGAGGGCCGCGTGGGTCTACGCGCATCACG GAATATATGTGGGCGATGATAAGGTGATCCATTTTACTAGAGGAAGGGGCCAGGAGGTCGGAACAGGAACTTTCATTGACCTCCTCCTTATGAGCTCTGGTCCTAATACAAACACTCCATGTTCAATATGCAACAATGAAGGTGCCACCACCAATACGGAGACAAATGGTGTGGTATCCTCTTGCCTCAACTGCTTCCTGTCAGGGGGCGCCCTCTACCGTTTCGAGTATGCTGTCAACCCAGCACTTTTCCTTGCCAAAGCGCGAGGAGGGACGTGCACGCTTGCCCCAACTGATCCAGATGAGGTTGTTGTGCGCCGTGCCAATCACTTGCTCAGCAATGGTTTCAGGTGCTACAACCTGTTCAAGAGCAACTGTGAGGACTTCGCGATATACTGCAAGACAGGCCTCCTTGTGGCAGAGCAAGGTGTCGTCGGGCAGAGTGGGCAGGCCATCTCCATCATCGGTGGACCTCTTGCTGCGGTGATTTCAACCCCATTCCGCCTAGTAACCACGAATATCTATGGAATGGCGGTGATGGCAGTTGGGGTGTATTGCGCCAGCAGGTACGCAGCTGACATTGGCAACCGGCGAGATGTGCTGAAAGTGGAAGTGGAGGACCTGACTGCTGGGCTGGCGAGTGGCAGGATTCGTGCCGTGGAGAACATCAGTCAGTTGGTTGCTCCGGCAGAAGCCCAAGGTCTGGCCGTAACCGCACCTGTTGCTGCTTAA